AAGCAAAACAATGTGAGTCAAGGGAATGATTTGTGGGTCCAGCCAGCTTCTAAAAACTTTGCTAAAGGATCTTTGAACTGTACTAAGGGACCTGGAAATTTTATTGATCTCTAAAGTTTAAAACCACTTAAAGCCAGGAGAGATTATAGAAATTATTTGGTACAattccttcattttacaaattaaaaaactgAGCCCCAAAATAAAGTGCCCAAGAACACAGAGTTAGTGGCAAAGCCTAGATTAGAAGATTCCAGTCTagggtttttttctcctccactGCTATCTCACTCTTCCctaaacatttattgattctttcttatGCCCAAGGCCCAAATAATTTTAGGTCAGTTACAACTTTTGAGGGACTTATAGTCTAGTTTAATGGCAACACAGTAGTGGGCGCATTTGACTGAATTATAGCTTTCTGAATTCTCAAGATAGTTCTACTGACGGCTgatttcttgtgattttttttttcccctccctggtTGAACAGCAGCAGGTTGCACTGTTTAGTGGGAGGTCAGTGGCCTCTGGAATTGGACAGACTCAGCAGTGTGATTGTAAGATTCCTAATCTtgctgagcctcaatttcctcatttgtaaaaggggTCTCATAGCTAGCAAAGCTGCGGTGAGAATCTGTGATAACACATGcaaagtgcctagcacaatgACTGGGACAGGGTAGATACTCAATACATGGAGCTGTTAGGATGATGACGCATGTAGGCCTCCTAGCAGTGTGACACATAATAGGCTCCAAAATGTCGGTTCTATCCTTCCCTGCTCTGTAAAGCTGGGATGGAGCATTTTGATTTGTGTTAAATTAGTAGTTCATAGCTGAAGTGACACAGATACTGGGTGAATTTGCAGAGCTTTTGCCAACTGTGCAAATAtgaggcaaatctacagagaaatacattaaaaaaattatgtttggtGAATATGACATCACGTTAATCTTTGGTCAAGATTATAGATTCACACAAAGACCTACaattagattaaaattaaaataatgccattgggaattccctggtggtccagtggttaggacttcatgctttcactgccaagggtgtgggttcaatccctggtcggggaactaagattctgcaagccgcatggtgcagccaaaaaaaaataaaaagccattaaCTTTGTATCTTACAAATTTAGTTTTCTATCAATCCATACAGGCTAATAAATCaacatttttcattataaaatataaaaatacacttaGTCAACAGCTTCTCATCTTTAGgcaaaatttaaggaaatattaCTGCAAATATACTTTTTAACTTTACATCGAAGGGTTAAGAAAATTAGGTGTTTGTTTTGTAAAAGTGATTTATATGtgctaattaaaaaaatggacactACTCTCTATCAGAAacttaatgtaaaatttattattaattacaaagataCAAAAATGTGTCTTAGGATATGGTAATCTTCCTTAAAGGAAAAACTAACaatgtaatttaatatttgatacacaggaaagtttttgaaatttcaagtatctgtgttaaataaatgaatttaagaaacagaggaagacaaaCTAGGTACATCTAAATCTCTCGTGACAATTTTTTATAGGAAAACCCCTGAATAAAggaatatatacatgtgtacatacatgtacacaATATTTTCTCATGAAATACTTGTAGAAGGGcggtttttgtttcccttgtaaTTGTCACTATAGAGCACAGTGGCCaccttatttccatttattttctgtaacCATTACTATGGTACATACCctagttaataataatgatgtaTCAAATCTGGTGACacaccaataaataaatatataaataaatacaagtaaaGAGTACAAGAGATCACATATGCCCTGGCAGGATGGAGGTTGAAACGACAAAGTTCCAGTTAactttataatctattttattagcgtgaaaataaaagcaaacaaatacaatTTTGTTAGTGCACACAGACAAGAATTTACATATTCAGAAGTCAAgaaatttaatgttaatattcCAGAAATTAATGCTATGCCTATGACCCATGGCTGTCTACCATAGGCCTTCCTAACCCCAAAGTAGAActtatttgggatttttcaaaaaatgtacagatttacaaaataaaaccacCTGACCACAACTATCTTTTGTAACTGACTTCTTTCAAGTTCTTTGTGTTTAATTCCACTGAAATTGCATTATAAAACTGGGACTATAGTTGGTTATTGGCAAGAAGAAACATGTTAGAACAGTACTTTCAAATGCAGTTACCTCAGTTTTTTCAACACCAACCTTGGACACCCTTGATACATCAGTTTACCAATAAAAGTGTTATGTGCTTCCCCAAACTTGCACATTTCCAATGATCATTATTGCAAAAATCTGTCTAGACCTCCCCTTAATTTCACCTCAATATGTCCATGTCTTATTCCCTGTGACTCTATTATATaattttgtgtaaaataaaatcactatgtAAAACAAATTTGGTTGGGTAATTAGTTTGGGGACTCTAAAATAATGACATATTTTAGTTACCATAATTATCACATCATATCTCATTatgttgctttttcttctttaaaataggCCACAGGCTTATTAGTGTATTTTTATTGTAAGCAGAATAATTTATCTAGAGATCATGTACCTAGCAAACTCAAGAGTCTGTAACACAGttagaaccttaaaaaaaaaaaacaaaaaaaaaacgccCAGGTATACAAAGATATTCCCTAAGTCCATACTTCACAGGATACACACTTAATTCATAGGGAAGACTTTCAAAAAGAACACATTTActctttagaaaaaaagtataacAGTTTAGAACcttaacaaaaagtaaaaatgtttccCAGTCTCCATAGTTTTCAAAAAGTGCATATTAATTCACAGCAAAGCATTCCAGGCTCTCCCTCAGGcatgttatcttttattttagacAAAATTCCTATGAACTTGGTTGTCTGGATTCTTAGCCTGCAGTAAattgcaaaggaaatgaaaaattggCTGAGGTGAATACATTACTGATCAATCTGACAGTAAGATCAGGTCAGTGGGTCACTTTTTCAGGTGACAGAAAAGGTATAAGAAATAGACAGAAGGTTTGAAAAATAGCAAACTGGGGTCAAGTGACGAGGTAAACACCCCTAAATAGCTCCTAGGGACATTAATATATTTGGGTCCAATATGACAGATGAAATTCACAATAATGTccattaattattagaaaaacacttaaaaatattaagtatattgcttcaaaaaagtagagaaatatatattttagaaatgtttctatttaaaatggtgaaaatgaaataagtttTATTGCTTAAAAAGATAAGCTTTGACTCTCTGGATAACACATTTGTGTGGACACCTCACTTATTTTCCAATAATGTAGGGTAAAGTGAGGCATATCAAAATAACTCAAAAGCATGGAACTAATCAGGTTATGTATAATAATGTGGTTCATCAGGATAAATGTAGTGCATTCAAAAATCACTAtcaattcctttattttctagATTATATTCTTCTGGAGTCCCCTTTTCTCTTGTACTTGAATATACTATAAAATCATGAACTTTTCCTTTTAGAACATCCAGTTCATTCTGCATCTTTAATATGCTATTATCATACTGAATTCCTTCAAGGGTTTTCTGCATCTCCATTATTTCAGATACTGCTTTCAGCATATCATCTTCCATATTAAACATCTGAAGAGTCaagtcttccattttcttttctgtccctATCAGATCCTGAGAGACTCTGAGAACAGAGCGAATAGCACTTTCAATTGCTGGCAAATGCGTCTTGCATTCTTCAGCTTTGGGTTCGTAGCTGGAAAGTTTATTAGTCAGGTCTTCATCTCTGGCAAAGAGAGCATGCTGTCCCTCTTCTAACTTTTCAAGTGCTTTTGTGTCGGAGCCAAGCTGCTCCTCTACTCGCAGAAGATCCTCTTGTTCTTGTCTTTTTATAGTTCTAATATTTCTTAGTGTGCTATCTTCCAAATCTTTTAGCCTTTCAGTGagcaattttatttcttgttcagcTGAGTTAATTTGGACAGTCACTTGAGAATGTATATGTTTTGATTCTGATTTGAAAATGTCTGTATTaacattcatttcttctaggcttCTCTTCCAGAAATCTGTAACGTTCTGGAATTTCTCATTAAGGCTTTGCATCTTTTGAGTGAGCATCTCTTCACTATTCTGAATGTCATGCATGATACTTTGGAGGCTGGATACTTCCTGCTCAAACTGGGTCACCAAAGACATGGATGATGTAGCTTCCTGCAGGATACTTTCAGTAGTTGCAAGCTGCATTTATAACACAAAACAATTCCCAAGGCTacttaataacttttattttagggAAACACACTTTAACAATCACTTGCCAAGTTCAAA
The genomic region above belongs to Balaenoptera musculus isolate JJ_BM4_2016_0621 chromosome 10, mBalMus1.pri.v3, whole genome shotgun sequence and contains:
- the LOC118901895 gene encoding inhibitor of nuclear factor kappa-B kinase-interacting protein, giving the protein MSEVKSRKRSAPKGAPAEPGKRSEGGKSPEARGGGGGGWADPRTGVSLLSLGTCLGLAWFVFQQPEKFAKVENQYQLLKMETNEFQGLQSKISLISEKLATTESILQEATSSMSLVTQFEQEVSSLQSIMHDIQNSEEMLTQKMQSLNEKFQNVTDFWKRSLEEMNVNTDIFKSESKHIHSQVTVQINSAEQEIKLLTERLKDLEDSTLRNIRTIKRQEQEDLLRVEEQLGSDTKALEKLEEGQHALFARDEDLTNKLSSYEPKAEECKTHLPAIESAIRSVLRVSQDLIGTEKKMEDLTLQMFNMEDDMLKAVSEIMEMQKTLEGIQYDNSILKMQNELDVLKGKVHDFIVYSSTREKGTPEEYNLENKGIDSDF